A DNA window from Actinokineospora baliensis contains the following coding sequences:
- a CDS encoding acyl-CoA desaturase — protein MTSTLDATTEQSPKGPKPIIEGKRNLATRIAVYIFILVPFAALVAAVPFAWGWGLGWVDVALAVFFFYFSGLGVTVGYHRLFTHGSFKANRPLKIVLAVMGSMAVQSPPVTWVADHRRHHAFSDREGDPHSPWLFGTSPAALAKGFWHAHMGWIFDHDVTNKQRFAPDLLADKDIVRVNKLFPVLTGLTLALPALLGGLISWSWWGAFTAFFWAGLVRVAVLHHVTWSTNSICHMIGERPFASRDKAANFWPLAILSFGESWHNLHHADPTCARHGVQRGQIDTSARLIWIFEKFGWVTDVRWPSEARLAKLSVR, from the coding sequence ATGACGAGCACGCTCGACGCCACGACGGAGCAGTCGCCGAAGGGGCCGAAACCGATCATCGAGGGCAAGCGGAACCTGGCCACCCGGATCGCGGTCTACATCTTCATCCTGGTCCCGTTCGCCGCCCTGGTCGCCGCCGTCCCGTTCGCGTGGGGCTGGGGCCTCGGCTGGGTCGATGTCGCGCTCGCGGTGTTCTTCTTCTACTTCTCCGGTCTCGGCGTCACCGTCGGCTACCACCGGCTGTTCACCCACGGCTCCTTCAAGGCCAACCGCCCGCTCAAGATCGTGCTCGCCGTGATGGGCAGCATGGCCGTGCAGAGCCCGCCGGTCACCTGGGTCGCCGACCACCGCCGCCACCACGCCTTCTCCGACCGCGAGGGCGACCCGCACTCCCCGTGGCTGTTCGGCACCTCGCCAGCCGCGCTGGCCAAGGGCTTCTGGCACGCGCACATGGGCTGGATCTTCGACCACGACGTCACCAACAAGCAGCGCTTCGCCCCCGACCTGTTGGCGGACAAGGACATCGTCCGGGTCAACAAGCTGTTCCCGGTCCTCACCGGACTGACCCTGGCGCTGCCCGCCCTGCTCGGCGGCCTGATCAGCTGGTCGTGGTGGGGCGCGTTCACCGCGTTCTTCTGGGCCGGTCTGGTCCGCGTCGCGGTGCTGCACCACGTCACCTGGTCGACCAACTCGATCTGCCACATGATCGGCGAGCGCCCCTTCGCCAGCCGGGACAAGGCCGCCAACTTCTGGCCGCTGGCCATCCTGAGCTTCGGCGAGTCGTGGCACAACCTGCACCACGCCGACCCCACCTGCGCCCGCCACGGCGTGCAGCGCGGCCAGATCGACACCTCCGCGCGGCTGATCTGGATCTTCGAGAAGTTCGGCTGGGTCACCGACGTGCGCTGGCCGTCCGAGGCGCGGCTGGCCAAGCTCAGCGTCCGCTGA
- a CDS encoding TetR/AcrR family transcriptional regulator has product MTGKERRQQLLDVARALFADKGFDGTSVEEIANRAGVSKPVVYEHFGGKEGIYAVVVDRETRALLDGMTDALSDEAHPRVLLERAAASLLDYVENSTDGFRILVRDSPVAASTGTFSSLLNDIASQVEHILGVQFARRGYAPSLAGLYSQALVGMVALTGQWWLEARDPHKDEVVAHLVNLAWNGLSHLEGEPTLAEHP; this is encoded by the coding sequence ATGACCGGCAAGGAGCGCAGGCAACAGCTCCTCGACGTCGCCCGCGCCCTGTTCGCCGACAAGGGCTTCGACGGCACCTCGGTGGAGGAGATCGCCAACCGGGCGGGTGTCAGCAAACCGGTGGTCTACGAGCACTTCGGCGGCAAGGAAGGCATCTACGCCGTTGTCGTGGACCGCGAGACCCGCGCCCTGCTCGACGGCATGACCGACGCCCTCTCCGACGAGGCGCACCCCAGGGTCCTGCTCGAGCGCGCCGCCGCCTCGCTGCTGGACTACGTGGAGAACAGCACCGACGGCTTCCGCATCCTGGTCCGCGACTCCCCGGTGGCCGCCTCGACCGGCACCTTCTCCAGCCTGCTCAACGACATCGCCAGCCAGGTCGAGCACATCCTCGGTGTCCAGTTCGCCCGCCGCGGCTACGCGCCGTCGCTGGCGGGCCTCTACAGCCAGGCCCTGGTCGGCATGGTCGCCCTCACCGGGCAGTGGTGGCTCGAAGCGCGCGACCCGCACAAGGACGAGGTGGTCGCGCACCTGGTCAACCTGGCGTGGAACGGGTTGTCGCACCTGGAGGGTGAACCGACGCTGGCCGAACACCCGTGA
- a CDS encoding tachylectin-related carbohydrate-binding protein, whose protein sequence is MKTFKKAAAVLAAVTAVAGLPITTATAAAAAAPGLTCNSTADVFGVEADGRLFVYRHLAPSTGMADWSSKTYIGSGWAGGYTMASGDGVFFHIDYATDTLRRYRWNGMGWDSFGGWQYQVIGHGFAMFAPHLTVDSTGHFFGIDGAGYMRYYAWDANTQGWETGTEGGAYIGNGWSPTYAIVAGDDGVVYRRTWDNDLYRYRFDDSNGTWPETDAIGEGWWFDTNVSSGGGALYAVGFNGNLYWYHYDSSGTAWDNSGLPQWIGQGWGDLQQVLIDPSTCTD, encoded by the coding sequence ATGAAGACCTTCAAGAAGGCCGCGGCTGTCCTGGCCGCGGTGACCGCGGTCGCGGGCCTGCCGATCACGACGGCGACCGCGGCCGCCGCGGCGGCGCCCGGACTGACCTGCAACTCGACGGCCGACGTGTTCGGGGTGGAGGCGGACGGGCGGTTGTTCGTCTACCGGCACCTCGCGCCGTCGACCGGCATGGCCGACTGGAGTTCCAAGACCTACATCGGCTCCGGCTGGGCGGGTGGCTACACGATGGCCTCCGGTGACGGGGTGTTCTTCCACATCGACTACGCCACCGACACCCTGCGCCGCTACCGCTGGAACGGCATGGGCTGGGACAGCTTCGGCGGGTGGCAGTACCAGGTGATCGGCCACGGTTTCGCCATGTTCGCGCCCCACCTCACCGTGGACAGCACCGGCCACTTCTTCGGCATCGACGGCGCTGGCTACATGCGGTACTACGCCTGGGACGCCAACACCCAGGGCTGGGAAACCGGCACCGAGGGCGGCGCCTACATCGGCAACGGCTGGAGCCCCACGTACGCCATCGTCGCGGGCGACGACGGGGTCGTCTACCGGCGCACCTGGGACAACGACCTCTACCGCTACCGCTTCGACGACAGCAACGGCACCTGGCCGGAGACCGACGCGATCGGCGAGGGCTGGTGGTTCGACACGAACGTGTCCTCCGGCGGCGGCGCGCTCTACGCGGTCGGCTTCAACGGGAACCTGTACTGGTACCACTACGACTCCAGCGGCACCGCGTGGGACAACTCCGGCCTGCCGCAGTGGATCGGCCAGGGTTGGGGCGACCTGCAGCAGGTGCTGATCGATCCCAGCACCTGCACCGACTGA
- a CDS encoding tachylectin-related carbohydrate-binding protein — protein MKFTKHIAAVAAALSISAGFAVTTATPAAAAPPVCAPEANVFGFEPDGDLFVYPHTTPESGAANWGAKRYIGTGWSKGTTLVGPDGVFYTVAFTGELRRYRWNGNGWDTFDGGQQYRVVGTGFNQYTGAHGFIGAIDSAERLYFTDFDKLRVYAWDKARGEFTSDTRNGPVIDTGWAGVGIFTAAGDGVFYARGGNGALTRSVYRSGSWAQRFQPVGTGWDGMQSITSVGGDTVYANSYGGDLRWYRFDPATNTWAANSGTRIGNGWTNTGVLGDVTACRS, from the coding sequence ATGAAGTTCACCAAGCACATCGCGGCTGTCGCGGCCGCGCTGAGCATCTCGGCCGGGTTCGCCGTCACCACGGCGACGCCCGCGGCCGCGGCACCGCCGGTGTGCGCGCCGGAGGCCAACGTGTTCGGCTTCGAGCCGGACGGGGACCTGTTCGTCTACCCGCACACCACGCCGGAGTCGGGGGCGGCGAACTGGGGTGCCAAGCGGTACATCGGCACCGGGTGGTCGAAGGGCACCACACTGGTCGGGCCGGACGGCGTGTTCTACACCGTGGCGTTCACCGGGGAACTGCGCCGCTACCGCTGGAACGGCAACGGGTGGGACACCTTCGACGGCGGTCAGCAGTACCGCGTCGTCGGCACCGGGTTCAACCAGTACACCGGTGCGCACGGCTTCATCGGGGCCATCGACTCGGCGGAGCGCCTCTACTTCACCGACTTCGACAAGCTCCGCGTCTACGCCTGGGACAAGGCCCGCGGCGAGTTCACCTCGGACACCCGCAACGGTCCGGTCATCGACACCGGCTGGGCGGGTGTCGGGATCTTCACCGCCGCCGGTGACGGCGTGTTCTACGCCAGGGGCGGCAACGGCGCGCTCACCCGGTCGGTGTACCGCTCGGGCAGCTGGGCCCAGCGCTTCCAGCCCGTGGGCACCGGCTGGGACGGCATGCAGTCGATCACCTCGGTGGGCGGCGACACCGTCTACGCCAACTCCTACGGCGGCGACCTGCGCTGGTACCGGTTCGACCCGGCCACCAACACCTGGGCGGCCAACAGCGGCACCCGGATCGGCAACGGCTGGACCAACACCGGCGTCCTCGGCGACGTGACTGCCTGCCGGTCCTGA
- a CDS encoding tachylectin-related carbohydrate-binding protein — MSVTKYAATLLTALTLASGLTLTAAAQPGSVLCESQADVFGFEADGDLFTYPHKTPLEGTSSWGAKRYIGTGWHEDYTVAGPDGTFFTIDVLSDELRRYQWTGDRWQTFAYGRQYEVVGRGFARYVHSGGIVAAFDSSFQLYVRDGDLLRLYAWSLSQNRFTPETAEGPVIGSGWTGVDKIVGAGSGVVYASLAGGLYRSQYDSAARRWVTSFERVGTGWDVMGSIASPGADILYATFANSGDLYEYRYNPVSHKWLNDKGSRIGHGWAGISLQADPSACFTR, encoded by the coding sequence AGTACGCGGCCACCCTGCTGACCGCGCTCACCCTCGCCTCCGGCCTCACCCTCACCGCCGCCGCGCAGCCCGGGTCCGTCCTGTGCGAGAGCCAGGCCGACGTGTTCGGGTTCGAGGCGGACGGGGACCTGTTCACCTACCCGCACAAGACGCCGCTCGAGGGCACTTCGAGCTGGGGCGCGAAGCGCTACATCGGCACCGGCTGGCACGAGGACTACACGGTGGCCGGGCCCGACGGGACCTTCTTCACCATCGACGTCCTGTCCGACGAGCTACGCCGATACCAGTGGACCGGCGACCGCTGGCAGACCTTCGCCTACGGCCGCCAGTACGAGGTGGTCGGCCGCGGGTTCGCCCGGTACGTGCACAGCGGCGGGATCGTGGCGGCGTTCGACTCCTCGTTCCAGTTGTACGTCCGCGACGGGGACCTCCTGCGGTTGTACGCGTGGAGCCTGAGCCAGAACCGGTTCACCCCGGAGACCGCCGAGGGTCCGGTGATCGGCAGCGGGTGGACTGGCGTCGACAAGATCGTCGGGGCAGGCTCCGGGGTGGTGTACGCCAGCCTGGCCGGAGGCCTCTACCGATCCCAGTACGACTCTGCGGCGCGCAGGTGGGTCACGAGCTTCGAGCGCGTCGGAACCGGCTGGGACGTCATGGGGTCGATCGCCTCGCCCGGGGCGGACATCCTCTACGCCACGTTCGCCAACAGCGGTGACCTCTACGAGTACCGCTACAACCCCGTGAGCCACAAGTGGCTCAACGACAAGGGCAGCCGCATCGGTCACGGCTGGGCGGGGATCTCGCTCCAGGCCGACCCCAGCGCCTGCTTCACCCGCTAG